The genomic region actgaagctagactccatgttacacttactaaaatgggattcctaggttgatataaactacctttttctggggagtatatactacgagttggactactggtttagatcttgaaggtctttgtttaccggatccaagttctcttgtgcttttcatgaccatcatgttaagtgcattaagtatagtggtatccagcgtatatttgaaaaaccaacatttgtatacaagctgtacgaatatcatgacattcactttggtagtcgccttcttaatgttagtctgtacggaatacttaggactatctctttatattaatgataatgcatttggtaatggacttttcatcttaactggtatacattttagccatgttattgttggagctatccttgtattcttcactcaaagtatctatagttctttagttacttacatgcctacaagctctataatgctaagcaaatctaaaggtatgttatgcaagatctttacagaaccattcactattttatatctacactttgtagaaaccatgtggatattaatccacattacattctatctctaaatcatataacggtcgtaaggtacgccggggataacaggtcagataatattgggagttctaatcctcggattgtatcagcacctccatgtcggctcattactcccttgttattgaacaagattcagttaggaacgctagttcaccgtcagatgtaatacgtgagctgggttaagaacgtctggagacagtttgttccctatctaccatattatctaattggtttaattttcttaaaacggcttttggtttgattgaattatcgcacccagataactccataccagtgaaccggtttgtaactccgcttcatatcgtacctgaatggtacttttttagcatattatgcggtgttaaaagtaatcccatccaaaaccggtggtttgttagtatttatgttatcaacatgtcaatgaaatatcaacaacgatgaaacttatttggttaacataacaacatagaaggtaaagctggattacgttcaaactttacactggatacgtttcaatgttaacttactaaataccatgggagcgaagagaatctaatatgtaactccgttcatggaaatcaaagagctttcacgctatctctagtgcctgtcgagtcgctcaaggaagatttgatcctgtatatgatttaagggatgtaaaggtgctcagggtctaaccgtcgggccatctggatcctcatattcaaagataattctatttaagaaagttttagataaacgacatgtgaagagtcggaccaactttcacgcacgacgataattacccgacaaggatttacctacctttggaccgtcataatacagccgccgtttacattttactgcaccgggcagggattatatactatacctctacagtggtattagcagtatctagtgttgatgtacacAGATGACCAATCTATTGTTAGATATTAagaatgtacgcttcatataacttGTTaccaagaaggataccagattaccctgattatttgttatattaatacatggtgttcaattggttctatatccacaatagttatcatcttaactatgctctgctaatgcacttacatgatggtcatgaaaagcacaagagaacttggatccggtaaacaaagaccttcaagatctaaaccagtagtccaactcgtagtatatactccccagaaaaaggtagtttatatcaacctaggaatcccattttagtaagtgtaacatggagtctagcttcagttgttatctgattggtattgcatgcctggtgacttagatatgattcttattaatggagcacagttccctgggtatccaatccagtgctctgccttgggcattgaaactaacccacagttcaaccctgtccagtagactcatgtccttgtcgtttatataaatctattaatgcttgtcaagttccttgtatctagtgttgatacaacagacgctctccttgtttcactacctaaccatatctattgttccagatattaaggaatgtacgcttcatataactacacaacgtatgccaagaaggataccagattaccctgattatctttgttatattaatacatggtgttcaattggttctatatccacaatagttatcatcttaactatgctctgcattaagtatagtggtatccagcgtatatttgaaaaaccaacatttgtatacaagctgtacgaatatcatgacattcactttggtagtcgccttcttaatgttagtctgtacggaatacttaggactatctctttatattaatgataatgcatttggtaatggacttttcatcttaactggtatacattttagccatgttattgttggagctatccttgtattcttcactcaaagtatctatagttctttagttacttacatgcctacaagctctataatgctaagcaaatctaaaggtatgttatgcaagatctttacagaaccattcactattttatatctacactttgtagaaaccatgtggatattaatccacattacattctatctctaaatcatataacggtcgtaaggtacgccggggataacaggtcagataaatattgggagttctaatcctcggattgtatcagcacctccatgtcggctcattactcccttgttattgaacaagattcagttaggaacgctagttcaccgtcagatgtaatacgtgagctggggttaagaacgtctggagacagtttgttccctatctaccatattatctaattggtttaatttttcttacaaacggcttttggtttgattgaattatcgcacccagataactccataccagtgaaccggtttgtaactccgcttcatatcgtacctgaatggtactttttagcatattatgcggtgttaaaagtaatcccatccaaaaccggtggtttgttagtatttatgtcctctctcattaacttagctcttttatctgaaattcgagctttgaatactcgaatgttgatacgacaacattttatgactcgaaatgtagtcagtggatgggtaattatttgggtatacagtatgatcttcttgattattattggtagtgctattccacaagcgacttatatcttatatggtagattagctactatcgtatatcttactaccggattggttctatgcttatactaaatcaatagttataatgactacagcttccaagcaaacatgattaccgtgatattgaaatccaacacttttagctgtcttaagcagtccagtggggtggtggtgtactgcaatcataaagaacttggttgtctgtatctcataaccggagtcatcttcagtattctaggaactataatgtctttgtttattcgatttgagtgaacacataagatcatcgaatttaacggtatgctcctgaaagtaacggtacaagctgtaaacaaaggactccttaacttaaactgaggagtcaagtaggtacaaaccgtacaaggattaattatgtccatctgtgcatctaagttgagactatcggttatatattttagacgctaacttcccggctaaacatcccttttctttgaaaacacacttcccttctcgccgttagcatgatctcaaagtaccagaagccatgtgatctatatagtataacgggacattagaccgaacctgcgatagataaatatatcttggatgattgtatattagcggctaaatgtcaatcaaacatgcgaattttaggttttccatgaaatctatttggaagaagaggcttgatagtactaccgtaagtacataatatacagtcccagcagtagcggttaaactatagaagagtcgagtattatccatgcataccaggcgtaaaaagcgttcatccagttactaaacaggtgccaggccaacaagaatccgatccgtgtattccgtacagactaacattaagaaggcgactaccaaagtgaatgtcatgatattcgtacagcttgtatacaaatgttggtttttcaaatatacgctggataccactatacttaatgcacttaacatgatggtcatgaaaagcacaagagaacttggatccggtaaacaaagaccttcaagatctaaaccagtagtccaactcgtagtatatactccccagaaaaaggtagtttatatcaacctaggaatcccattttagtaagtgtaacatggagtctagcttcagttgttatctgattggtattgcatgcctggtgacttagaatatgattcttattaatgggagcacagttccctgggtatccaatccagtgctctgccttgggcattgaaactaacccacagttcaaccctgtattataaaatccagtagactcatgtccttgtcgtttatataaatctattaatgcttgtcaagttccttgtatctagttagctcactgcgtacttaggatcagaccaaaagagttcactaatggtactagaaaataggagatcgcgttagttcttggcaaaacgacttccgaaccaccaatatatattggtacaaagaagttaccatatcctccgtacaaagcaggcattaagaacataaagatcatagctaggccatgtatcgttattatcacattataagtagctatcgtctctgtacaaatgatccgcgatccagaactgtataactcaaatcgaataaacaaagacattatagttcctagaatactgaagatgactccggttatgagatacagacaaccaagttctttatgattgcagtacaccaccaccccactggactgcttaagacagctaaaagtgttggatttcaatatcacggtaatcatgtttgcttggaagctgtagtcattataactattgatttagtataagcatagaaccaatccggtagtaagatatacgatagtagctaatctaccatataagatataagtcgcttgtggaatagcactaccaataataatcaagaagatcatactgtatacccaaataattacccatccactgactacatttcgagtcataaaatgttgtcgtatcaacattcgagtattcaaagctcgaattttcagataaaagagctaagttaatgagagaggacataaatactaacaaaccaccggttttggatgggattacttttaacaccgcata from Besnoitia besnoiti strain Bb-Ger1 chromosome Unknown contig00220, whole genome shotgun sequence harbors:
- a CDS encoding uncharacterized protein (encoded by transcript BESB_042500) encodes the protein YPDYLCYINTWCSIGSISTIVIILTMLCIKYSGIQRIFEKPTFVYKLYEYHDIHFGSRLLN